From a single Scylla paramamosain isolate STU-SP2022 chromosome 28, ASM3559412v1, whole genome shotgun sequence genomic region:
- the LOC135114911 gene encoding uncharacterized protein LOC135114911 isoform X3, giving the protein MEMGQHESSVALILYLTTRAKKKYNTDKRQCMKTDEGSPNKKMDNVNTATVLTIISQELDSSEFWELTDQEAQDGL; this is encoded by the exons atggagatgggacagcatgaatCTAGTGTGGCACTTATCCTGTAtctcacaactag AGccaagaagaaatataatacaGACAAGAGACAATGCATGAAGACAGATGAGGGATCTCCAAACAAGAAGATGGATAATGTGAACACAGCTACTGTGCTCACCATCATTTCTCAAGAGTTAGACTCTTCAGAATTCTGGGAACTGACAGACCAGGAA gCACAAGATGGATTATGA
- the LOC135114911 gene encoding uncharacterized protein LOC135114911 isoform X1 — MEMGQHESSVALILYLTTRAKKKYNTDKRQCMKTDEGSPNKKMDNVNTATVLTIISQELDSSEFWELTDQEAMFQVLWYCMSLSQSGHKLATPVCDHYLSSICHILCLLIS; from the exons atggagatgggacagcatgaatCTAGTGTGGCACTTATCCTGTAtctcacaactag AGccaagaagaaatataatacaGACAAGAGACAATGCATGAAGACAGATGAGGGATCTCCAAACAAGAAGATGGATAATGTGAACACAGCTACTGTGCTCACCATCATTTCTCAAGAGTTAGACTCTTCAGAATTCTGGGAACTGACAGACCAGGAA GCTATGTTCCAAGTACTGTGGTACTGCATGTCCCTCTCACAATCAGGCCACAAACTCGCAACACCAGTTTGTGATCACTATCTCTCAAGCATCTGTCACATCCTCTGCCTCTTGATCAGCTGA
- the LOC135114911 gene encoding uncharacterized protein LOC135114911 isoform X2, with amino-acid sequence MEMGQHESSVALILYLTTRAKKKYNTDKRQCMKTDEGSPNKKMDNVNTATVLTIISQELDSSEFWELTDQESKCYEDTMELDEQEHEMDLGNLE; translated from the exons atggagatgggacagcatgaatCTAGTGTGGCACTTATCCTGTAtctcacaactag AGccaagaagaaatataatacaGACAAGAGACAATGCATGAAGACAGATGAGGGATCTCCAAACAAGAAGATGGATAATGTGAACACAGCTACTGTGCTCACCATCATTTCTCAAGAGTTAGACTCTTCAGAATTCTGGGAACTGACAGACCAGGAA AGCAAGTGCTATGAAGACACAATGGAGTTGGATGAACAGGAACATGAGATGGATTTAGGAAATTTAGAATGA